Proteins from a genomic interval of Hydrogenispora ethanolica:
- a CDS encoding (Fe-S)-binding protein, which produces MNQVYAPGCAVMIYKPELAQKMLAFFQRESGAIPVHLTCCRHEPKLPAGTRVINTCAGCDRRYRELYDGVSTISLWEILAESESFPFPDYHGQTMAIHDACPTRGEERVHRAVRKLLEKMKITVLEPENTRDRATCCGDSFYGALPVEQVKEQMKKRAREMPAEDVAVYCLSCVKAMHIGGKKTHYLLDLLWNEATTPGTSEPEAWHGELQRFIAEH; this is translated from the coding sequence ATGAATCAGGTTTACGCTCCCGGTTGCGCCGTGATGATTTACAAACCCGAACTCGCCCAAAAGATGCTGGCGTTTTTCCAGCGGGAATCCGGCGCTATCCCAGTACATTTGACTTGCTGCAGGCATGAACCGAAACTGCCCGCCGGTACCAGGGTCATCAACACCTGCGCCGGTTGCGACCGGCGTTACCGTGAGCTTTACGACGGGGTATCGACCATTTCGCTCTGGGAGATCCTGGCCGAAAGCGAATCCTTTCCTTTTCCCGACTATCACGGCCAGACGATGGCCATCCACGACGCCTGCCCCACCCGCGGCGAGGAGCGGGTGCACCGGGCGGTCCGGAAGCTGCTGGAGAAGATGAAGATCACGGTGCTGGAGCCGGAAAACACCCGGGACCGGGCGACTTGCTGCGGCGATAGCTTCTACGGCGCCTTGCCGGTGGAACAGGTGAAAGAACAGATGAAAAAACGCGCCCGGGAGATGCCTGCCGAAGATGTGGCCGTTTACTGTCTTTCCTGCGTCAAGGCGATGCACATTGGCGGGAAAAAGACCCATTATCTGCTCGATCTGTTATGGAACGAAGCGACGACTCCCGGAACCTCCGAGCCCGAAGCGTGGCACGGGGAATTGCAACGCTTCATCGCCGAGCATTGA